A region of Beijerinckia sp. 28-YEA-48 DNA encodes the following proteins:
- the lysA gene encoding diaminopimelate decarboxylase, which produces MTHFDYRLGTLHAEGVDVRHIAAELPTPFYCYSASAIEARYRAFTQAFAGTDALVCFAMKANSNQAVLKLLARLGAGMDVVSEGELRRAIAAGVAGNKITFSGVGKTEAEINLALQTGIFCFNVESEPELELISRIATARGTSAHVSLRVNPNVDAKTHEKISTGKSENKFGIPLVQARDVYARAAKLPGIKVTGIDMHIGSQITDLTPFDEAFALLSDFVRTLRGDGHVIEHIDLGGGLGIAYRGSDPEDEIQPEKYAAIVRKHTHNLGCKLLFEPGRFLVGNAGILVTSVLYLKHGDGKNFVIVDGAMNDLIRPTLYHAYHRVRPVTEPAGDEPTIYADIVGPVCETGDYLALHRRLPELKPGDLIAVLSAGAYGAVQAGTYNSRLLVPEVLVSGDKWAVVRPRQTFDDLIGLDRTPNWLA; this is translated from the coding sequence ATGACCCATTTTGATTATCGGCTCGGCACGTTGCATGCCGAAGGCGTTGATGTCCGTCACATCGCCGCCGAACTGCCAACGCCCTTCTATTGCTATTCCGCATCGGCGATCGAGGCGCGCTATCGCGCGTTCACGCAAGCCTTCGCCGGCACCGATGCGCTCGTCTGCTTCGCGATGAAGGCCAATTCGAACCAAGCCGTGCTGAAACTGCTGGCGCGCCTGGGCGCCGGCATGGACGTGGTGTCGGAGGGCGAGCTGCGCCGCGCCATCGCCGCTGGCGTGGCCGGCAACAAGATCACCTTCTCCGGCGTCGGCAAGACCGAAGCGGAAATCAACTTAGCCCTGCAAACCGGCATCTTCTGCTTCAACGTCGAATCCGAGCCCGAGCTCGAATTGATCTCACGCATCGCGACAGCGCGCGGCACGAGCGCGCACGTCTCGCTGCGCGTCAATCCGAATGTCGACGCCAAGACCCACGAGAAGATCTCGACCGGCAAGTCGGAGAACAAGTTCGGCATTCCGCTGGTCCAGGCCCGCGATGTCTATGCGCGCGCCGCCAAACTGCCCGGCATCAAGGTGACGGGCATCGACATGCATATCGGCTCGCAGATCACCGATCTGACACCGTTCGACGAAGCCTTCGCTCTATTGTCGGATTTCGTGCGCACTCTGCGCGGTGATGGCCATGTCATCGAACACATCGATCTGGGCGGCGGCCTCGGCATCGCCTATCGCGGCTCCGATCCGGAAGACGAGATCCAGCCCGAGAAATATGCGGCGATCGTGCGCAAGCACACCCATAATCTCGGCTGCAAACTGCTGTTCGAGCCAGGCCGCTTTCTTGTCGGCAATGCCGGCATCCTGGTCACCAGCGTGCTCTATTTGAAGCACGGCGACGGCAAGAATTTCGTCATCGTCGATGGCGCGATGAACGATCTGATCCGACCGACGCTCTATCACGCCTACCACCGCGTCCGGCCGGTCACGGAGCCGGCCGGCGACGAACCGACGATCTATGCCGACATCGTCGGCCCGGTCTGCGAGACGGGAGATTATCTCGCCCTGCACCGGCGGCTGCCGGAGCTCAAGCCGGGCGATCTCATCGCCGTGCTGTCGGCTGGCGCCTATGGCGCGGTGCAGGCCGGCACCTACAATTCCCGCCTGCTGGTGCCCGAAGTGCTGGTCAGCGGCGATAAATGGGCCGTGGTGCGGCCGCGCCAGACCTTCGACGACCTGATTGGCCTCGACCGCACCCCCAACTGGCTCGCCTGA
- a CDS encoding lipoprotein, which yields MTPQTKSRLFVIAPLLAALALGLSACGRRGPLDIPDGGATKPAEQNTNIYSPTRQSDKPKAVVPSKEPFLLDPIL from the coding sequence GTGACGCCGCAGACCAAATCGCGCCTGTTTGTTATCGCCCCTTTGTTGGCCGCCTTGGCGCTTGGCCTGTCGGCCTGCGGCCGCCGTGGCCCGCTCGACATTCCCGACGGCGGCGCCACAAAGCCAGCCGAGCAGAACACCAACATCTATTCGCCGACACGGCAGTCCGACAAACCGAAAGCCGTCGTGCCGTCGAAAGAACCGTTCCTCCTCGATCCCATTCTCTGA
- the argH gene encoding argininosuccinate lyase produces the protein MSNKMWGGRFETGPDAIMEEINASIGFDYRFAAQDIAGSKAHVSMLAKTGILTEADAQAISAGLDQVKAEIEAGTFTFSRELEDIHMNIESRLAKLIGPTAGRLHTARSRNDQVALDFRLWVRDAINQIDGQIKDLQRALVARAGQYADAVMPGFTHLQSAQPVTFGHHLLAYVEMLARDRGRLSDARDRLNECPLGAAALAGTSFPIDRQATAAALGFDRPTANSLDSVSDRDFVLETLSVASICAVHLSRLAEEFVLWTTPQFGFVRLSDKFTTGSSIMPQKRNPDAAELVRGKTGRVIGGLNALLIVMKGLPLAYSKDMQEDKEGTFDALQTLSLCVAAMAGMVRDMTPDTERMKAAAGAGYATATDLADWLVRTLKMPFRDAHHVTGSLVKLASDRSVGLEALSLAEMQSVEPRITAEIFDVLGVEKSVESRTSYGGTAPANVRQQAEAWRKRLGPA, from the coding sequence ATGAGCAACAAGATGTGGGGCGGCCGGTTCGAAACCGGCCCCGACGCCATCATGGAAGAAATCAACGCTTCGATCGGTTTCGACTACCGGTTCGCCGCGCAGGATATCGCGGGCTCGAAGGCGCATGTTTCCATGTTGGCCAAGACCGGCATCCTCACGGAGGCCGACGCCCAGGCGATTTCGGCCGGTCTAGACCAGGTGAAAGCCGAAATCGAGGCAGGCACGTTCACGTTCTCGCGCGAACTCGAGGACATTCATATGAACATCGAGTCGCGGCTGGCCAAATTAATCGGCCCGACCGCCGGCCGGCTGCACACGGCGCGCTCGCGCAACGACCAAGTGGCGCTCGACTTCCGCCTCTGGGTGCGCGACGCCATCAACCAGATCGACGGCCAAATCAAGGACTTGCAGAGAGCCCTCGTTGCCCGCGCCGGACAGTATGCAGACGCCGTCATGCCCGGCTTCACCCATTTGCAATCGGCCCAGCCGGTCACCTTCGGTCACCATCTCTTGGCCTATGTGGAGATGCTGGCGCGCGACCGCGGCCGATTGTCCGATGCCCGCGACCGGCTCAACGAATGCCCACTCGGCGCCGCCGCTTTGGCCGGCACCTCGTTTCCGATCGACCGTCAGGCGACAGCGGCAGCGCTCGGCTTCGACCGCCCCACCGCCAATTCGCTCGACAGCGTCTCCGACCGCGATTTCGTGCTCGAAACCCTGTCGGTGGCCTCGATCTGCGCCGTGCATCTGTCGCGCCTAGCCGAGGAATTCGTTCTGTGGACCACGCCGCAGTTCGGCTTCGTCCGCCTGTCCGACAAATTCACCACCGGCTCCTCGATCATGCCGCAGAAGCGCAATCCCGATGCGGCGGAACTGGTGCGCGGCAAGACCGGCCGGGTCATCGGCGGTCTCAATGCCCTTCTGATCGTTATGAAAGGCCTGCCCTTGGCCTATTCCAAGGACATGCAGGAGGACAAGGAAGGCACGTTCGACGCCCTCCAAACCCTGTCGCTGTGTGTGGCGGCCATGGCCGGCATGGTGCGCGATATGACGCCAGATACCGAACGGATGAAGGCAGCCGCAGGCGCCGGCTATGCGACCGCCACCGATCTCGCCGACTGGCTGGTCCGCACCCTGAAAATGCCGTTCCGCGACGCCCATCACGTCACCGGCTCGCTGGTGAAACTGGCTTCGGACCGGAGCGTCGGCCTGGAAGCGCTGTCGCTCGCCGAGATGCAGAGCGTCGAGCCGCGCATCACGGCCGAGATCTTCGATGTGCTCGGCGTCGAGAAGTCGGTCGAGAGCCGCACCTCCTATGGTGGCACTGCCCCCGCCAATGTCCGGCAGCAGGCGGAAGCCTGGCGCAAGCGCCTCGGCCCCGCCTGA
- a CDS encoding TlpA disulfide reductase family protein has translation MADEAEKKISGGAAGKPGVPRGTLVLAGVAAVAIAAVVYGIIAVGGKETATGNCAVTEAGLAPLRAAATGDVAGLTVNKLVKPATEISFDGADGQRKTLADFKGKTVLLNLWATWCLPCRAEMPALDQLQAKLGGANFEVVAVNIDTARLEKRQAFLDEAGVKSLAFYADPKAGVFQTLRQAGKVVGLPTTLLIDSRGCELGVMSGPAEWASEDALRLIRAATALKPAT, from the coding sequence ATGGCTGACGAAGCGGAAAAGAAAATTTCAGGCGGTGCGGCGGGCAAACCCGGCGTACCCCGTGGCACGCTCGTGCTGGCGGGGGTGGCCGCCGTCGCGATCGCGGCTGTCGTATACGGGATCATCGCCGTCGGCGGCAAGGAAACGGCGACCGGAAATTGCGCGGTGACCGAGGCTGGCCTGGCGCCCCTGCGCGCCGCTGCCACCGGCGATGTCGCCGGGCTGACCGTCAACAAGCTGGTGAAACCCGCCACCGAGATCAGTTTCGACGGTGCCGACGGGCAGCGCAAGACCCTGGCCGACTTCAAGGGCAAGACCGTTCTTCTCAATTTATGGGCGACCTGGTGCCTGCCGTGCCGGGCGGAAATGCCGGCGCTCGACCAGTTGCAGGCGAAGCTCGGCGGCGCCAATTTCGAAGTGGTGGCGGTGAATATCGACACCGCGCGGCTTGAAAAGCGGCAGGCGTTCCTCGACGAAGCGGGGGTTAAGTCCTTGGCTTTCTACGCCGATCCGAAGGCCGGTGTGTTCCAGACCCTGCGTCAGGCGGGCAAGGTGGTCGGACTGCCGACGACCCTGCTGATCGATTCGCGTGGCTGCGAATTGGGGGTCATGTCTGGTCCCGCCGAATGGGCTTCGGAGGACGCGCTGCGCCTGATCCGGGCCGCAACGGCTCTAAAACCGGCAACATAG
- the sdhC gene encoding succinate dehydrogenase, cytochrome b556 subunit has translation MAEPNPNPLAAESRRPLSPHLQVYRLTLTMMMSGIHRITGMGLYLGTLLLAWWLIAAATDATSFETVSWILSSIIGRLILLGFTWALFTHMMGGIRHFIWDMGKGMEHPEREYLAHMTVWGGLALTLIVWIIAYAVR, from the coding sequence ATGGCCGAACCGAATCCGAACCCGCTGGCCGCAGAATCGCGCCGTCCACTGTCACCGCATTTGCAGGTTTACCGCCTGACACTGACGATGATGATGTCGGGTATCCACCGCATCACCGGCATGGGCCTATATCTCGGGACCCTGCTGCTCGCCTGGTGGCTGATCGCCGCGGCGACTGACGCGACCTCCTTCGAAACCGTGTCGTGGATCCTGTCGTCGATCATCGGCCGCTTGATCCTGCTCGGTTTCACCTGGGCGCTGTTCACTCACATGATGGGTGGCATCCGCCACTTCATCTGGGACATGGGCAAAGGCATGGAGCATCCGGAGCGCGAATATCTCGCGCATATGACGGTCTGGGGCGGTCTCGCGCTGACCCTCATCGTCTGGATCATCGCCTACGCTGTTCGCTGA
- the sdhD gene encoding succinate dehydrogenase, hydrophobic membrane anchor protein, which translates to MTNTPNSIRTPMGKVRYLGSAKSGTRHMLHTRLTAIAMVPLSIAFVWIVLSLVGKDYATVRASLGNPLVSITLLLFLLAGIYHMMLGMQVIIEDYVYGEHTKFWSLTANTCFAIAVGFACAYAVLRLSFV; encoded by the coding sequence ATGACAAACACGCCCAATTCCATTCGCACGCCGATGGGCAAGGTCCGTTATCTGGGCTCTGCCAAGTCGGGCACGCGCCACATGCTGCACACGCGGCTGACGGCGATCGCGATGGTGCCGCTGTCGATCGCCTTTGTGTGGATCGTGCTGTCGCTGGTTGGCAAGGACTACGCCACGGTGCGCGCCTCGCTCGGCAACCCGCTCGTCTCGATCACACTGCTGTTGTTCCTGCTCGCCGGCATCTACCACATGATGCTGGGCATGCAGGTCATCATCGAGGATTATGTGTATGGCGAGCACACCAAGTTCTGGTCGCTGACCGCCAACACCTGTTTCGCCATCGCCGTTGGCTTTGCCTGCGCCTATGCGGTGCTGCGGCTGAGTTTCGTTTAA